CAAGTAGGGATCGAGCAGGGATCGAGTATGGATCGATTAGAGATTAGGAGCTCAGGAGGAGAATCGGGATGTTTGAACCGCTTCTTGTTAAGGCTTTTTTAGCTGGGATAGTGAGTGCTTGCTCGATGCCTTTGGGTTCTTTGACCGCACTCTACTGGCGTCCGAACAACCAAATCGTTTCCTTTTTGATGGCCTTTGGAGGAGGAGCATTGCTGGCGGCGCTGGTGATCGATCTCGTTGGAAGTGCTACGGAGAAGGGACATTTACTAGAGTTGATAGTCGGCGCGATTGCGGGGAGTTTATTGTTTACTGCTGCCAATCGAGCGATCAACCATTCTGGAGGCTTCTTACGCAAACCTTCCACAACCCTCGTTCACTTAACTCAGAAGGAGTCGCGTCAATTTGCAGAACACCGATCGCGAGTCAAGCGTATCGATCTGTTTCGGGACTTAGAACAGTCCGATCGACAGAAACTCGCACAGTATTTGCTCGTCGACTACCATCCTTTGGGGACGGTCATTTATCAGCAAGGCGATCCTAGCGAAAGTCTGTACATCATTGAAAAAGGTAGTGTTACCCTGCATGCTCCAGGTTCCAAAGCACAACTGCCCACTCGTTTGAGTGCGAACGATACCTTCGGTATGATGGCGTTTCTGACGGGTTGCCCTCACCAGACAGTGGCGATCGCGACAACGGCTCTTAAGCTAAACATCCTACCGCGATCGGATTTCGAATCCCTGCTCCAAAGCTCGCCAAGCTTAGTACGAAATACGGCGTCATTTCTACAAAGCGAAGCCGTTGCAGAATATCTCCAGAAACGTCACGGACTGGGTCTAGCTCGAGTTAGGGAATGGGTCGGATCTAGCGTGCAGAGCTTGGTTCGTGAAAGTGCTATCCCCCCAGCAGTGGAAGTCACTCACAAACCCGATGAGTTTATTGACATGGCTCACCGAGTGCGCCGGCTGCCGATTTTCAAGCATCTTCCCGCGGAAGACTTACAAAAAATTGCCGATCGCCTCATCTACTTACAGCGAGATGACGGTCATATTTTCTTCCAGCCCCA
The DNA window shown above is from Rubidibacter lacunae KORDI 51-2 and carries:
- a CDS encoding cyclic nucleotide-binding domain-containing protein; amino-acid sequence: MFEPLLVKAFLAGIVSACSMPLGSLTALYWRPNNQIVSFLMAFGGGALLAALVIDLVGSATEKGHLLELIVGAIAGSLLFTAANRAINHSGGFLRKPSTTLVHLTQKESRQFAEHRSRVKRIDLFRDLEQSDRQKLAQYLLVDYHPLGTVIYQQGDPSESLYIIEKGSVTLHAPGSKAQLPTRLSANDTFGMMAFLTGCPHQTVAIATTALKLNILPRSDFESLLQSSPSLVRNTASFLQSEAVAEYLQKRHGLGLARVREWVGSSVQSLVRESAIPPAVEVTHKPDEFIDMAHRVRRLPIFKHLPAEDLQKIADRLIYLQRDDGHIFFQPQEASDRLYIIHMGEVEIVYPTHYQKPPKVLIAGDVFGELSFVTSATHTVTAIAKTDVSVWVLRKQFFDEILLQSRILEDNVREFLGQTKLKNYLQTRQNFEPAKAGEWIQSAMATMNAGHLIPSVAAMTNAVEEHKNAPMAIWLGLLIDAIPEALTIGAHLVTSPLSSSLLAGLFIANYPEAFSSSRGMRQQGFSLFRIFLMWSSIMLITGILAAVGAVVFTDVPDALVSLLGSIAAGAMLTVISETMLPEAYAMGGSVVGLSTVMGFLIVISIVHLAPH